DNA sequence from the Candidatus Sysuiplasma acidicola genome:
CTCGGCTCCCGCTACCATGACGAAATCGTGCATTCCGGACGCCACCGCCATGTATCCTTCCCTCAGTGCCATTCCGCCCGAGGCTCCCGCTGCCTCGATTCTCACTGCCGGCAGGTGAAGCTGTGAAAGACCCGAATAGTCCGCAACCATTGCCCCCAGATGTTCCTGATCAATGAGGCTGCCTGCGGCCATATTGCCTATGTAAAGGGCATCAAGCTGTTCCCCGACGATATTGGCGTCGCCGACAGCCATTATCCCCGCCTGCATACCTATATCTCTCAGTGAGTGTTCCCAAAGCTCGCCAAATCTGGTATCGCCAATGCCGATTACTGCAACGTCTCTCATTGTTATTCCTTCATCGCAATCTTGCCTTTGAACTTGGCATATGTGCCATAGTCGAGTTTTTCGGTTTTTGCCACAAGCTCCTTAACCGTCGGTGCTGCCTTTTTGTTAAATGTATCAATGCCGTCGGTCACTGTTATGTCGAACCCATCGCTTCCCGCGCCAGAACCAAAGGCAACACATAGTATCCTGTCTCCGGCTCCGGCTTCATCCAGTATGGCCGCAAGTCCGATCATCATGGATGCAGAATATGTGTTCCCAATGTACGGTGTCATGAGTCCTGTTTCATATTGCTCCTTCTTGAAACCCAGCATCTGTGCAACTCTGGACGGGAACTTCCCATTCGGCTGGTGAAACACGGCATAATCATAATCTGAAGGCGAAGTGCCCACTTGTTTCATAAGCTCCTTCGCGCACATTCCGACGTGTCTGAAATACGCCGGCTCACCTGTGAACCTCCCGCCGTGACTCGGATATGGCTGTCCTTCTCTCCTCCAGAAATCCGGTGTATCGGATGTGAATGAAATTGTTCTGTTTATTCTGGCAATCAGATGGTCTGTTCCGATGATATAGGCGGCTCCTCCTGCGGATGCTGAATATTCGAGCGCATCACCGGGGGCCCCCTGCGATGTGTCAGAACCGATTGCAAGTGAATATTTCATCATGCCTGAAGAGACAAGGCCCATGCTGGTCTGCATCGCTGCCGTCCCTGCCTTGCATGCAAATTCATAATCCGCGACAGTGATGAAGTGAGATGTTCCTATTGCCTCAGCGACAATTGTACCGGATGGTTTAACGGCATAAGGGTGAGACTCGCTTCCAACATATACTGCCCCTATGTCCTCCGGATTTACTTCGGAACGGGCGAGCGCATTCCTCGCCGCTTCAACAGAAATGGTGATGACATCTTCATCCGGATACGGGACCGATTTACTGTATATCATCAATCCCTTCTTGACGGCTTCGCCATCCTCCCCCCAAATCCTCGCAATCTCCTCAGGCGTTATTCTGAATCTGGGCACATAGGCACCATATGACACTATTCCGACGTTCTTATCTCCAGATGCGCTCATCATCGTTTGTCCTCTCCAAATTTTTCAAGAACCTCTATCATTCTGTCCACATCCATATCGCTTGTCAGCAACGGAATATTCTCTAGTCTCGCTAGTAATATCGCAAGCCTGTCTATGTTCTCTGGCTTGTGATACACTACAGCAGCCGGCTTCATCGGGTGAGCGCGGACGGCAATCATCGGCGATCTGCCGTACTTCACGCTGGTAAAAATCAGCGCGCGCTGACTGCTCCATCCGAATACCTTGATGTAATCGGCAGCGCTCAATGATGTTATTGCCTTTATGCTGTCGAGCATCGTGTATCCATGAAGATATCTGTCAGTGCTCACGTCTCTGGAAAGATTTTCCGCTTCTATCGCAAGCATGAGATCCTGAAGCGATACGGAACCAGAAAACTCCCTCATACTCAGCAAATAATCCGGACGCGTTTCGGTGTCGAACCGTTTTAAGAGCTTTCCGCCGTTCAGTATTTCCAGATTTATCATTGCATCCACATAACGCCTTACCACTGACACTCCCGGCGATTTTCTTCTTCCCGACTCGTAATCGCTCACAACTGATGGTGAAACTCTGAGTTCCCTGGAAATGTCCAGTTGACTCAGATGAAATTCCTCTCTCCATTTGCGCATCGTGCGACCGGGTTCTGAAGATAGCACTATTTCTCCTGCTATTTTCTCCATCAGTGCGCTATGCATGCAGCCCGATTGCTGCGATGGTTATTTAATAATGACGATTCGAACTCCGTTGATTGACGAAGTTATATGGCCATTGCTGCGACCTAAGCCGTTTTCCGCAGTGCACTTACATGCTGTTTTCTGAATTTGGACAGTTTCGGGTTAATGACAATTCTGCAGTAAGGTTTGTCCAGATTCTTGCGGAAATAATGCTGATGGTAATCCTCGGCACTG
Encoded proteins:
- a CDS encoding hydroxymethylglutaryl-CoA synthase translates to MSASGDKNVGIVSYGAYVPRFRITPEEIARIWGEDGEAVKKGLMIYSKSVPYPDEDVITISVEAARNALARSEVNPEDIGAVYVGSESHPYAVKPSGTIVAEAIGTSHFITVADYEFACKAGTAAMQTSMGLVSSGMMKYSLAIGSDTSQGAPGDALEYSASAGGAAYIIGTDHLIARINRTISFTSDTPDFWRREGQPYPSHGGRFTGEPAYFRHVGMCAKELMKQVGTSPSDYDYAVFHQPNGKFPSRVAQMLGFKKEQYETGLMTPYIGNTYSASMMIGLAAILDEAGAGDRILCVAFGSGAGSDGFDITVTDGIDTFNKKAAPTVKELVAKTEKLDYGTYAKFKGKIAMKE
- a CDS encoding helix-turn-helix domain-containing protein; protein product: MHSALMEKIAGEIVLSSEPGRTMRKWREEFHLSQLDISRELRVSPSVVSDYESGRRKSPGVSVVRRYVDAMINLEILNGGKLLKRFDTETRPDYLLSMREFSGSVSLQDLMLAIEAENLSRDVSTDRYLHGYTMLDSIKAITSLSAADYIKVFGWSSQRALIFTSVKYGRSPMIAVRAHPMKPAAVVYHKPENIDRLAILLARLENIPLLTSDMDVDRMIEVLEKFGEDKR